The following proteins come from a genomic window of Candidatus Thiodiazotropha sp. CDECU1:
- a CDS encoding DUF411 domain-containing protein, translating into MTKKQTKKSNKSLTLATFLLVISTLVIGTLLLNQKTVEAADVVVYKSPTCGCCSKWVDHMRDNGFSVEVHDRRNMNPIKAEMGIPRHLQSCHTAMVGGYVIEGHVPASEIVRMLRQKPSIKGLAVPGMPMGSPGMEGPRSDPYDVLSIQHDGKTRVFASKNQ; encoded by the coding sequence ATGACTAAGAAACAGACCAAGAAATCGAACAAATCACTCACCCTGGCGACTTTTCTGCTGGTGATCTCAACCCTGGTTATCGGCACCCTGTTGCTCAATCAAAAGACGGTCGAGGCAGCCGACGTGGTGGTCTACAAGAGCCCTACCTGTGGCTGTTGTTCTAAATGGGTGGATCATATGCGGGACAACGGGTTTTCCGTGGAGGTCCACGACCGGCGCAATATGAATCCCATCAAGGCCGAAATGGGGATTCCCCGCCATCTGCAATCCTGTCATACCGCCATGGTCGGCGGCTATGTCATAGAGGGGCATGTGCCGGCGAGTGAGATTGTGCGCATGTTGCGGCAAAAACCTTCCATAAAGGGCCTTGCCGTGCCCGGAATGCCCATGGGATCACCTGGCATGGAAGGCCCAAGGAGCGATCCCTATGACGTCCTCTCAATTCAGCATGACGGTAAAACCCGTGTATTTGCCAGTAAGAATCAATAG
- a CDS encoding DUF4399 domain-containing protein, giving the protein MIRRAILVGVLALLLITAVAEAHSPPQHAKVYFIDLQQGDVVKSPFKVKFGIQGFGITPAGTKGKRRHTAGHHHLLVDVEQLPDLDAPIPSDENHIHFDQGETETVLELPPGRHTLQLLLGDEEHEPQDPALFSEKITITVE; this is encoded by the coding sequence ATGATCAGGCGAGCGATTTTAGTCGGTGTCCTGGCGCTCCTGCTGATAACCGCTGTCGCAGAGGCGCACTCTCCACCACAACATGCCAAGGTCTATTTCATCGATCTGCAGCAGGGTGACGTGGTGAAGAGCCCGTTCAAGGTGAAGTTCGGCATTCAGGGCTTCGGCATCACCCCTGCCGGGACTAAAGGCAAGCGGCGACACACCGCCGGTCATCACCATCTACTCGTGGATGTGGAACAGTTACCCGACCTGGATGCCCCCATACCCAGCGACGAAAACCATATCCATTTCGATCAGGGCGAGACGGAGACCGTGTTGGAACTCCCACCCGGCAGGCATACCCTGCAGTTGTTGCTGGGTGATGAGGAACATGAACCACAGGATCCAGCGCTGTTTTCTGAGAAGATCACAATCACGGTTGAATGA